The Armatimonadota bacterium genome has a window encoding:
- the allB gene encoding allantoinase AllB — MTVDLVIRGGTVVTADGARRLAVAVQGETIAALDRDDAMPPAREVLDADGLYVLPGVIDTHTHLREPGNTDREDWETGTRAAAAGGVTTVLEMPTASPPVNAAGVLVTRAARVQPRAYVDFGLYGGASADNLADLLPLAEAGAVAFKTFRTRAFPGREGEFLGICCPDAGGMWQAMAETARTGRFHVVHAEEQQVLDAAYARVRAQGLRGGPAHAAARPEVAEVASVAQCLALAASVGTRIQFAHLSTRAAVDLVAAARDRGVRATVETCPHYLTFSEETLEAWGPLAKSDPPLRPRETVEQLWEAVRAGLVDVIGSDHAPFTLEEKQRGADDIFQAPSGIAGLELLLPLMLTHVHAGRLSLPALVRLTSENPARLFGLWPRKGRLAVGADADLVIVDLHAERIQDHRRMHTKAAATARLFDGIRLRGLPVYTLIRGRVVMRQGEVVGPRGWGRWVRPT, encoded by the coding sequence ATGACCGTCGACCTCGTCATCCGCGGCGGCACCGTGGTCACCGCGGACGGCGCACGCCGGCTGGCCGTGGCGGTGCAGGGCGAGACCATCGCCGCCCTCGACCGCGACGACGCCATGCCCCCCGCCCGCGAGGTGCTCGATGCCGACGGACTGTACGTCCTCCCCGGCGTCATCGACACCCATACCCACCTCCGAGAGCCGGGCAACACCGACCGGGAGGATTGGGAGACCGGCACCCGCGCGGCGGCGGCTGGCGGAGTCACCACCGTCCTCGAGATGCCGACAGCCTCCCCGCCAGTGAACGCCGCGGGCGTCCTGGTCACGCGCGCAGCGCGAGTCCAGCCCCGCGCCTATGTGGACTTCGGGCTCTACGGCGGTGCGAGCGCAGACAACCTGGCGGACCTCCTCCCCCTGGCTGAGGCGGGGGCCGTTGCCTTCAAGACCTTCCGCACACGGGCCTTCCCCGGTCGTGAGGGCGAGTTTCTCGGAATCTGCTGTCCCGACGCCGGTGGGATGTGGCAGGCGATGGCGGAGACGGCCCGCACCGGCCGCTTCCACGTGGTCCACGCTGAAGAGCAACAAGTCCTGGACGCAGCGTACGCGCGCGTGCGGGCCCAAGGGCTGCGCGGGGGGCCCGCCCACGCGGCGGCACGGCCCGAAGTCGCCGAGGTGGCCTCGGTGGCGCAGTGCCTGGCGCTCGCCGCGTCCGTCGGCACGCGCATCCAGTTCGCTCACCTGAGCACCCGCGCTGCCGTCGACCTGGTTGCCGCAGCGCGTGACCGTGGCGTCCGGGCCACGGTAGAGACCTGCCCGCATTACCTCACCTTCAGCGAGGAGACCCTCGAAGCATGGGGCCCGCTCGCCAAGAGCGACCCGCCTCTACGCCCGCGCGAGACGGTCGAGCAGCTCTGGGAAGCGGTGCGTGCCGGCTTGGTGGACGTCATCGGCTCCGACCACGCTCCATTCACCCTCGAGGAGAAGCAGCGCGGAGCGGACGACATCTTCCAGGCCCCTTCAGGGATCGCCGGGCTGGAGCTGCTGCTTCCCCTCATGCTCACTCACGTCCACGCGGGCCGCCTGTCGCTGCCGGCACTGGTCCGGCTCACGAGCGAGAACCCCGCGCGCCTCTTCGGACTCTGGCCGCGCAAAGGACGCCTGGCGGTGGGAGCGGACGCGGACCTGGTGATCGTGGACCTGCACGCGGAGCGGATCCAGGACCATCGCCGGATGCACACCAAGGCCGCGGCGACGGCCCGGCTGTTCGACGGGATACGGCTTCGGGGGCTGCCCGTTTACACCCTCATCCGGGGCCGCGTCGTCATGCGGCAGGGCGAAGTGGTCGGCCCTCGAGGGTGGGGACGGTGGGTGCGCCCGACCTGA
- a CDS encoding hydantoinase/carbamoylase family amidase, giving the protein MGTSRFEPLSADRLLADLRELSTIGQEPSGGITRLAYTPTEQAARNWIAGKLRAMGLAVSVDALGNVEGRPARRHGGPADDVLSGSHFDSVLHGGRFDGALGLVCAIHAVQTIREAAPEAPVGVVAFAAEESTRFGTGCLGSRGLAGALAPDDLDRLVDDAGVSLRQALAALGLGTPDVTAARREPGTWARAFLELHIDQATDLQDAGVPVGIVTAIAAPLRLRVIVEGMASHSGATRMANRKDALAAAAAVILAVEGEGRRLEPSGAWTTVGNVRVEPGAFNTVPGRATLDVEIRAVDDRAMAAAMRAVQGRLRGVAADRGVEVSWTAVSRSTPAVVPSALVALLEEVCADLHVQAVPVVSRAAHDAMYAGQLAPAGMLLVRNRSGLSHSHLEEVDTEDILVGATVLAHAMWRLADQATV; this is encoded by the coding sequence ACCGTCTCCTGGCGGATCTTCGGGAGCTGTCCACCATCGGACAGGAGCCATCCGGAGGCATCACCCGGCTGGCCTACACCCCAACGGAACAGGCCGCCCGGAACTGGATCGCCGGCAAGCTGCGGGCGATGGGTTTGGCCGTCTCGGTGGACGCTCTGGGCAACGTGGAAGGACGGCCTGCCCGCAGGCACGGGGGACCTGCCGACGACGTCCTCTCGGGTTCCCACTTCGACAGCGTGCTGCACGGCGGTCGGTTCGACGGGGCGCTCGGCCTGGTCTGCGCAATCCACGCGGTGCAGACGATCCGCGAGGCGGCGCCGGAGGCGCCCGTCGGAGTCGTCGCGTTCGCCGCCGAGGAGTCCACCCGATTTGGCACGGGGTGCCTGGGGAGCCGAGGGCTCGCCGGCGCGCTCGCCCCGGATGACCTCGACCGTCTCGTCGACGATGCCGGCGTCTCCCTGCGGCAGGCGCTGGCCGCGCTGGGCCTCGGAACCCCCGATGTGACGGCAGCGCGGCGTGAGCCGGGAACCTGGGCACGCGCCTTCCTCGAACTGCACATCGACCAGGCCACCGACCTGCAGGATGCTGGGGTGCCCGTGGGCATCGTGACGGCGATCGCAGCCCCGCTCCGCCTGCGGGTGATCGTGGAGGGGATGGCGAGCCACTCGGGGGCTACCCGGATGGCGAACCGGAAGGACGCCCTAGCGGCAGCCGCGGCGGTCATCCTCGCCGTAGAAGGGGAGGGCCGCCGGCTGGAACCGTCAGGCGCCTGGACCACCGTCGGGAACGTCCGCGTGGAACCCGGGGCTTTCAACACCGTCCCGGGACGGGCCACGCTGGACGTGGAGATTCGCGCGGTCGACGACCGGGCGATGGCGGCGGCGATGCGTGCGGTCCAGGGCCGCCTGCGCGGGGTCGCGGCGGACCGCGGCGTCGAGGTCAGCTGGACTGCCGTCTCCCGGTCCACGCCTGCCGTTGTCCCGTCCGCACTGGTGGCCTTGCTGGAGGAGGTCTGTGCCGATCTGCACGTCCAGGCTGTGCCGGTGGTGAGCCGGGCAGCTCACGACGCGATGTACGCAGGGCAGCTGGCGCCTGCCGGCATGCTCTTGGTGCGCAACCGGTCCGGCCTCAGCCACTCTCACTTGGAAGAGGTCGACACGGAGGACATCCTGGTCGGCGCGACGGTGCTCGCCCACGCGATGTGGCGCCTCGCTGACCAAGCCACGGTTTAG